One window of Amaranthus tricolor cultivar Red isolate AtriRed21 chromosome 11, ASM2621246v1, whole genome shotgun sequence genomic DNA carries:
- the LOC130826459 gene encoding peptidyl-prolyl cis-trans isomerase FKBP62-like, with amino-acid sequence AKFDGVEFTVSKGYFCFALLTGVKTMKKGEKVLLSTKAQCRLGEQGKPTSGDEGVAPPNATLQITLVLVSWKIVANVTDDKKVVKKILNEGEGYDRPNEGAVVKLKLIGKLQEGTTFIRKGHEDGDELFEFKTDGAVRFVLFNGSLDFPFTKFMTPQHLSGTRKGIMGYEY; translated from the exons GTTATTTCTGTTTTGCATTGTTGACGGGTGTGAAGACTATGAAAAAGGGAGAGAAGGTGCTTCTGTCTACAAAAGCACAATGTAGGCT AGGAGAGCAGGGTAAGCCTACATCTGGTGATGAAGGTGTTGCTCCTCCCAATGCAACTCTACAAATTACTCTTGTGCTGGTATCATGGAAGATTGTTGCAAATGTTACAGATGACAAAAAGGTTGTTAAAAAGATATTGAATGAAGGAGAAGGATATGACCGTCCTAACGAGGGAGCTGTTGTAAAAT TGAAATTAATTGGTAAGCTACAAGAAGGCACTACGTTTATTAGAAAGGGTCATGAAGATGGGGATGAATTATTTGAATTTAAGACTGATGGAGCTGTTCGATTTGTACTTTTTAATGGCTCTTTAGATTTTCCCTTTACAAAGTTCATGACTCCGCAACATCTAAGCGGAACAA GAAAAGGAATCATGGGATATGAATACTGA